In the genome of Raphanus sativus cultivar WK10039 chromosome 9, ASM80110v3, whole genome shotgun sequence, the window tataaatatgatttaaatacattcgaatatccgaaatatttcgttcggataaggtttagttatggttctctagataccaaaatggtaaatctgtttggatattatctagtttcggttcaaatttggtaatatttttttcgtttagatttgttcaatgaagagttgatattataatttccatgaattgtttgtctaataaaaatattttttttttgaatttgacactgatttaattgagaagttaatgaagtgtatttaattcaaatttaatttaaaaaacacattaatgtaagtggaaaagacaaagcattaaaataggaagtattatttaattgtgtatttaattcaaatttaattttggaaaacacattaatcaaagtggaaaagacagaattaaaataggaaataatatttaatgtcagtggcatggaagtgtaaataaaactgaaaactaagggttattttatatgggtacttctcttttaataatatagatgacaaaataaattaaaaacagtcTTTAAACTTTGACGTCACTGATGACTTCGGCCTTGAAAAcagatttctttctttttgtcaacaaaatagatttatttttaaaagcttagaaaattatttttctttttaaaggaAAGCTACCCATTTGATAATAGATTTAAAAActgtattttgtttatttatgcCAATATAcagttattatttaaattacagtgaaacctctaaattaataatgttgggactacaccaaaactataatttttattaatttatagagattattaatttatcgagatactagttgaaccaaaaacttaatttaggactatgaaattatattaattaatagaaatattaatctatcgattattaatttaaagaggttatattgTATTCATATtgtaaaaatacacaaaaatcagattaaattaaacaaaatagcAACTATTCGTAAAGTATAGAaaactatatgttttatttacgtaacataatattgaaaatttttgAACTTTTACTTTTCATCTAAGATAACCatgttaaatcaaattttaattaatttaataataatatatttcaattataaaaataataaatttagttttagtataataaaatctaattatAGTCTAAtacaaatcttttatttttatcttctaAAAAATGGTTCATTAAATATCAAATCTGAATAAATATCATTATAAATAGATATGAATATAACTTTAATATAAaacgaaaaataattataagatgtattattaaattattaaaccaACGAGACCAAAGTGCATGCTTATTATAACCCACGAATCTATTCAGTTCGGTGTTcagtttgggtttaattcgttttttaagtttttggtttcTAAAAATCAtctatcatttttatataatattgctttgtttaaaattaaatgaaaatgaaaaagcGCATACAAGTTGATTCATTGCTCACGTAAATGCTAAGTCACCATTTTGGATCTCCAAATGATTTAGGTTCTTATattggcaaaaaaaaacagtcataTTATAACTTGCTTGTTTTGAAAGATCAATGTATGCCATTTGTGCTAAAATTGACGTTGCATTCTAATAAATCTTAGTTTAGTTTGATATAAAACATAACGAAGTCTCTATAATCGGCTCCTAAAAAGAAGTTAAACCTCCCaaacaaatcaaatttataaaataccaagaaaacaaatattagaaaatTCCCACTACCAATAATTttgaaaccaaaaatatatatttctattcaTAGCGAGAGGATTTAGTTAGAATTTTTTCCCATGATAACTTCTTTCCAGTTTTAAAAAGAACAAATTAAAAGAGGAAAATATGGCGGGCTGCAACAAACCCCAGCTCTACCTCACGACCATCGTCCTTACCGTGGTCTTCTTGACGGCGAACCAAGCAGTGGAAGGGCGTGGCAAGGGCCTCTGCGCCCGAACCGCATACCCAAAGTTGTGTCGACCGCTGGTTAAAGGGTCAAATCCCAGACTAGCCACACTCAGCACCATTTGTTCCCTCGAGACCAAGACAAGACGGGAGATTGCAAACGCATCAAAGTACAAAAACGGAAACAAACAAGTTACGATTTGCCACGAGAAACTTAGAGACGCGGCCTTCAACCTTAAGAAGGCGAAGTACAGCCTCCATAAACGACATACTAAGATGCTGGGAATCTTTTTGACCAGAGCAGTGTCTGATTACGGCGTTTGCGTCAACACGTTCGTAGACTCGCATCAAGTTAACACCGTTCAGAATGCTGCGGATGAGCTGAGGAAGACAGGAACTAACTGCTTGTTTCTTTCTACTTTAATTAGAAGATCGAACCGAAGGAGGAAACGTTCAAACAAATCCCTCAGAAGctgaaagaaaaataacatGTTTCCGCTTTGGAGGGTGTTCTTGATCGACACCAATCTTGTAATGTAATTATAATAGAACTCTTAGCCATTTCTTGATTCTCAAATGTAATTACCAAAAATAAGATCTCAAAAAGGGAACTACATTGTGATGGAGTTTCGTTCTCTCAACTGTAAATCAAAGCTCAGATCAAACCAATCCACAGAAACATGAACAGTCATAgcctatttttttcttttattaccaGTAAGAAACAgagcagagagaatgcaagtgcTCGCTCTTACACGACTAACAATGTCTTGCTTGAagggaaattaaaaaaaaatgaaggagATGAGAGATGGAACAGACCTCACTCTTCCTGACATAACTCATCGAGCAGCTTCTCTGTTGCTTTATCAACCTTCACCTTCTCCATCTTCAGGCGCTGGCGCATAGCAGGATGGCTCTTTCCAGCTGCTGCATATGTTCTTATCAATGATTCAAAGGTCTCCGCGGCTACATCATCCGTTCCCTTCTTTAAAATCTCCACCAAACTCTCAGCTCCGTTAACATCTTTCTTTTCCTCGAACTGACTCATCAAACTTCTGACTGTTTCCTGTGACGGTAGCCACTTACCACCATCTCCTTTGCCGATAGAAGCTGCCTTAGCCATACATTCAAGTGCTTGAGCCGTATCACCCCTCTTCACATAGTAATCCATAAAGAGCTCCCACGTTTTAGCATTCAGCTTCCCTCCTCTTCTTGGAGATTTCTCCTTGAGCTCATTTGCCTTTTCGATGAGACCCTCTCTGGCATAAGCTCCAATCATCACATTTACAACCCGGATGTCGTAAGTAGAACAGTTCGCTTGCCATTCCTTGAACAGTGTCTCCGCACCAGGTACATCCTTCAAGTTCACCAGCACTTGAATCATGTTCAGATACGCAACATTCGAGGTTTTCGGCATAGCCAGCCTCAAAGAACGCCAGATCCTATAAACCTCACTCAGTTTCCCAAGCCGTCCATACAATGTAACAAGAAACTGATACGCCTTGAAATCCCTGTCAGTGTTCTTCACCTCCAGCTCCTGAAGTGCCTTCTCAGCTTTCTCAGAGAGTCCCGCATCAACGTAAATAGACGCCATGTTACTATACGTAGTCCAATCCGGAGCAACCCTACCATCTCTGTTCATCTCTTCAATAACTCTCTCAACACCAGAGACATCCTCGGTAGCAGCCAACGCCCTCATCCAGACATTGTACGTGTAGGAATCCGGCATGACGTTCTCTGCCTTCATCTCCTGAATCACCCCCGGAACCCTCTCGGCCTGTCCCGTCTTTGTGTAAAGAGTCATGAGGCTGTTGTAGGACATGGAGCTAACAGTGATGTTGAGCTCTTTCATCTTGTTGAGTAGACCTTCCGCTTTCTCAGTCATCAGCTCCTTGCAGTAACAGTTCAGAAGAGAGGCGTAGGTGAGCTCGGTTTTAGATGTCTCCGGAAGAGCGACAAAGTAAGCTTCTCCCGCTGTGATTCCACGAGCTTTGGCAACGAGATCGAGATGGATTGCTTGGTCACTCACCGTCTTGTTCATACCTCTATGTTCCATTACTTCAGAGAGCTGCAAAcaaaccccaaaaaaaaaagactctaCATTTGAATCTCACAGtgaaaaatcaaaaccacaCCTAGTCCAAGAGGAGAGATCCAAAAGTGACTAACTTGCTCGTAATGAacacctaaaccctaaatcctaaatcgtaaaccctaatcctaaatcctaaaccctaactTGTTTCGTAATCTCCAAAATGGCGATACCTTGAGAGCGGGGTAATAGAGGCCGCGGCTTCGGAGCTTCTTGATCGTGTCTCCGACTTCCCATTTGAAGACGTGTTTAGTGCCCTTGAGGAACTGATTGAGCTGCTGACGAACATTGACCTCGGATCCGCCGTCCTTGAAGAGACGATGGTAAAGGGGTTCGTCGAGGTACTTCTTCGTCGATCTCTTTACGATGTCTCTCGGCCGGCTCAGATGTCGCAGCGCCATTTCACCTTCGGATCAGTAAGCAGCGAGAgtagagagtagagagagagagagagcgtcGTCGTGTCTCTCTGAGGTTTCCGGTAAACCCTAGTTGACTGTCGAGTGGAGAAGAAACCTATCCATGGGCTTGTTAATTGATATTATCAACTAAACTTATTGGGCCTTTAAGCAAGCTTTTTACAAGAGagattgttttgaaattttagataccattttaaaaatatactttcaATCAAAATACCTTAACATTTAAGTTTATAGTTTCCTGATAATTATTTATGGTTTGGTATTTAGGAGATGATGTTGAATTtataaatttctataataaattttaaatatatatgtatatatatatttaaatggcTTTCATGTTTAAATTGCAGtgctgaaaataaaattataagactataattttttacacatatatatacatatatatatacgtatgtAAGTGCCCTTCCTGAGACCATGCGTAGTCAGCGGAGTCGTTTCTTGCCATCACGCACAATCTTCGTTCGGAATGGTACCAGCAAAAACTGAAACTAGAAGGATTTATGCATTTGTTACATCTTGCGTCCATCCTTCAAATGTAAGAAAGAGGATAGAGCATtgattgaagaagatgaacataCATGTTgattgagattaaaaaaaacagaaaatccaaaaaaagaaaaacaaagagatcgattgattgaaaaacaaaaagaaaagagcgATTGAATAAAAGATCCAGAACATATCGATTGATTGATCGAAACTCATAAAATAAAGAACATAGAACAAAAACTACTGAATACAATAAAGTATATGGGAATTCAAGAGAGAATCTTAGTTACGATTTCGAAGGGAAACAAAAGCTAAAAGACTATGAGAGTAAGCACAAAACGAATCTTAATCGTTTCCAAGAAGAACGAACACAGTTACGAAAGAACCGTCGACCCAACAGAGTTTGGTGACTAAATGATTTATCTATAGTAGGTAAAGAAATTTTATGGGAAAAGTAATAATGTTAGCTAAAAGAAGATTTGGATTCGCTGACCGAAGGTCATGATCTAGAATATGGTCCATCCTTGTGCCACTCTTACGGGTGGATCTGGACtcaaatatttatagatttttggaAAAGGTCAGCTCAGCTCAGCTCAAATTGACATCCCTAATTCATCCTAATAAATTGGAAGTAATTGATGAAAGAAATGAGTACGAAAATAACTACAAATCACTGGCTCTCATCATCAATCCGTTCATACATAGATTAGTTGATTTCGAACTTGACACGGATATGAGCTTTTTGCTAAGGTTTTGCTTCCTTAATATACTCCACCAAGAGGATTAGACGGTTCCTCCCTTATCTTTTACCACATGTGGACGGTGGACACAAATGACATCAATTGACTATGGTGCCAAAAAAAAGTGTAGCctcttatttaattttcaaaaaaaatattataatcattaaaatatggtaaaatcataaatataatttttaatgtgtcatcaattttataataaatattatccatgaaaaataaaaaagtttttaagaatgaaaaacttatttttataaatttgctTGTCAACCTgggttaccaaaaaaaaatgcgTGTCTTCAAAATGGTTAGATCAGCCTTGATAAAATTCACatggaagaaaacaaaagggGTCAAACGTTGATCCAGTCTTCAAATAGAACTAGGATTGACCAAGATTCAAAACTTTGAAGGGAGACTCTCTCCATCTCGTTACTTCATTGAATACATGCACGGAAAATGATATATACAGGGCTTGAATatagtaataaattaataattactaTAGAGGAGTATgtgtaaattaaatttatgaGGCTTAGAGTCACGCGTTTCCTCGGGTTCCTTATTATCATAAAAACCTATTTGAATACTTTTGCTCCATGTGTTCACTCACTCATACACATTCTTCATTTCTTCATTCTTCAAGGATCACGCATACATTCTCCCACAATTGGTTTTAGTCATCAATAGTTTATTTATAACTTCGAAGATCCTTGGCTTGCTCTTGTCCAACAAGTCCCatttgtaatttaatttaaCCATCTCGTCACCAGTCAAGAAGAAGTCGTACTAGAACATTATGCGGATATACTCATTTACCAAATTGTGAAATATTTACGTTATAAAGTTATCTACAACGTTAATGAAACTTCAATcatcgatatatatatatatatattgtataattgGTATATCTATAAGGTTCTAGTCTCGTTGTTCAATAATTTATTTGAGTTTTATAATGATGGGAGGCTGACGCTTTGGCTAAGTCTGCCTTTTGCTATGTTAAACTCTTCTTCCTGCGGTTTTGGAGGGTAACTATAACCTTTTCGATTTGTAATGAAGAAATCTACAATTGAATATGATGATCTTAGaacatctccaatgtattactccaaattttactccaaaatggtgcaactccaaaatggagtgatgttttactccaatgtattactccatttttacttcaaatatagttaataattgttaataatatcttatacttataaaagtttactaattaaccccaactattttatgtttgcaaaaatactttaaaatataatttatttaaattaaacatatattattaaaaggtacaaaaaatcataaaaatacaataaaacataatgtataagttggttcaataataaTCATTAGAATATTTTCCCACAAAGGATCGATtaatgcatttcgtaatgaaaaaatgagtttctttatctttgatattcctaaatcgagtattttttttttgaaatcagacatttaaatcatttattttatgttattttcattttatattatttttgttatttaattatgttatgcatttgatgtcaaattattaaataatgaaataacttattttttatgttgttgtatcattttaaaatattatttaaataagaaataagaacattaaagatttaaaggaacatttcataaataaaaaaagttcaactccaaaatagagtaatgtgtaagattactctataaatggagtaactttagtcattactccattttagagTTGGAAATGAAGTGGGGTtggagaggattttactccaaaatgatatttggagtagaaaatggagtagggttggagatgccttTAGAGTTCCATGTTACTGCATAAATAGTGATACCAAAAGATAACattattgataaatattatgcATCTTTAAGGTCCAcatttacatgtatatatataatccatAATAATGCAAAAAAGTGAAATACAAAAATGACATATATCTCTCACATTTAATTAAGATGCAATGTATTTATCAAACCAGTGGACCTTAAGTTAGATGTGCACTCAATCTCACTACCTCTCGGttctttgaatatttttcttaaaccagaaaaagaaatacaaaaaaattacgAATTTACAGAAACAAAATTACTAGTATCATCATATTACGTTATTTTAACCAAGCAAAAGTAACCGAATCGACACTGATTTCTTCAAGTCGCTGTTGACTTGACTATAGGTCTATAAGAGCATCCGCATTAGCGGATCTAAAGCGGATCATGGGCTCGAGTTCTAAGGGCCgaatgaataaaagaaaatgaaaaatgggTTTATTTGCGTGAACCGGGCCTTACGGATGAACCCGTAAGAAGGGAGTTCAAGCCACGCGTCGATCACTGATTGGCTTCTCCTTTCCGCGTTGACGACGAAGAAAGCAGGGTTTCTTCGTGACTCGACtcatttctcttttctctctaaaATTTAGGGTTTGTTCTCTCGGGGGCGATATTTTGTGCGACGGCGATTCCCGAAGGTTCTCTCCATCCAATCGACGACGGAGTGTCATCTACACAATCTCAGGTGAGTATCTACTAGATTTACGGTTTGTAGAGTCCATGTTCGGGTCGAAAGCGGTTACTCGATTTGAAATCGATTTGGGCGTTTCGAGTTTTAGAGTTCAATATTGTCATGGGGTTTCGATAATCGTCATGGGGGTTGTATTTACCCAGTTAGGGTTCGTTAATCGGGGATTCGATGTTGATTTGGGGATTTAGGGTTACGGTTCCAAATTGATTTGGGGGTTTTAGGTTAGGGTTGTTAATCGATTGTCTGGGTTTCGTTTGATGGTTTAAAATCGTCCATGAGTGGTTTATTGATTCGTTTTCATTTGATTGTTAACTTTAATGAGTTTGCTAATGAGTTCTGTTTGTGTTTCTGCTACAGATGGATCCCGCAGCAGAGAGAAGAGACGCAAAGAGGAACATTGAGTACAACAACTCATTAGGCTATGTGGCGGATTCAGAGTATGGTATTCCAAAAAGGTGTTACTGCGGTGGGAGAATGATTGCTGAGGTTCAGAGGAAGGAGGAGCACGACACTCTTCCTGGGAAACGGTTCTTCACCTGCATAAACTACGAGGTAAGAAAGAAAACATAGTTTAGTGTTTctgttattattttgtttatgtttttaatttgagTACATGGTTTTACCAAGGGTGATGGACTCCACTACCGTCAGCCTTGGGTGATTGGTGTACAGGAGGAGATCGAAAGGCTGACTAGCCGGCTGGAGGAGGCTGAGAAGGTTATCAAGGAGGTGCCCATCCTCAATGACCAGATCGTGTCTCTAGAGGTTAGTGATCATTCATTGAATTGTAATGGTTATTGTTTGTTGCTCTTTCATTAGTTATTAGTTAAATTAAAAGAGAGTATTAACTCATTTTCATTGTTCTTTCCATGTCCAGGAACAGGTTAAAACCCTCTCTGGTCTGCTCGATGTTCTCACTGTGAAGGTGCATGACCTGGAGATGGTGTGCTTCGATTAAAAAGCAAAGGTACCGTCTTATCTCATAGGTCGCTTATTTGTGATGCTTTTGTGATGCTGTGATCtcgttatgttttttttttttattaatatgttaacGTTAGCTGAGCTACTTGTAGTTCAGTTAAAGTTAAACTAGAAGAACAACTTCATACTAGAAGTTGTTGTGTTTACTAAACTAGAAGCTAAAACTAGAACTTGTAAAAATTACCATAAATTCTTTATGTTTGTTGGTTGGTTGCTGTGATTAAGAGCGATTGTACTGAGCTTTAAATAATTGTCTCTACTGATTTGATAGGTGTAGTTAAATGAAGTTGTTGTGTGATCAATGTTTGGTAGTTAGAGTTAACTGTAGTTGAAAATTGtagtttaaaaacataactaatGCACttctaaaacacacacattcCAAACCGAAACAAAAATGGAACCTTTTCCCCAAAACCCCCAAGCCTCTCCCGTTAACCAAAGACGCAAGTGGTCAACCAAAGAGGACGTTGTGCTCATCAGTGCTTGGTTGAACACCAGCAAGGATGCAATCGTCAGCACTGACCAGAAGGCTGGAGCTTTTTGGAAGAGAATAGTGGACTACGTGAACTCCAGCCCTCAGCTCAGTGGCGCCGTCCCAAGAGAGTGGAGTCAGTGTAAGCAGAGGTGGGGGAGAATCAATGAGCAGGTGTGCAAGTTTGTCGGCTGCTATGAAGCAGCAGTGAGGGAGCAAGCCAGTGGCCAAAACGAGAATGATGTCATGAAGGCTGCCCATGACATCTTCTTGAATGACATTGGCATCAAGTTCACACTTGAACATTGTTGGAGGGAACTTCGGTTCGACCAAAAATGGAAATCACTGGGTGTTGCCAAAGATGGTCCCAAGGAGAAAAGAAAGGAAGTTGTGGAGGAGATGGCTGAGGAGGAAGCTGCGGATGTTCGGCCTCCTGGTGTCAAGGCTTGCAAAGCAGCCAAACGCAAGAGGCAAGGTTATGATGAGATACATGGCATGCTTGCTGTGAAAAAGGAGATACAGAAACAGAAACTCCTTGAGCGTCTCCTAGCCAAAGACCCTACCCATCTCTCTGCAAACGAAATCACTCTCATGGACAAACTCATTTCTGAAATGATTTGAAATCGGTTTGTGGTTCATTTTTACTTCATGTTTGTTGCTTGCTGTTGTGGTTCATTTGTACTTGCTGTTTGTTGCTTGCTGTTGTGGTTTGTGGTTCATCTCATgagtatttaattttgtttcttgttttcttttgtcttgcAGGTCACGGGCTAGAGTTAAAGTTGTATGGCAGGAAGGGAATGCACATGTTTCATTAGCTTTAAGGTTGTAGTGTATCACGGGAAGTGTAGTGTTTTGTTGCTTTCTACACTTCATTTCAATTATGTATTATTCTGTACTTGTTTGGGAAGTGTAGTGTATCACGGGAAGTGAAATGTACTCTGCCTTCTctatatataaagctatgtACCCTCCTCTTTTTTACTATCTCTCCACAAACATTCACTCTCAACTCTCCATCTCTCGACAATACTAACTGTCGACAAACATTCACTCTCTGCTCTTCTTTCTATATACTCTGAACAACACTATCTCTCAACAAGACTAACTCTCACTCTCCATCTCTCGACATACTATCAAGACAAATATAGTATactcttctctctatctctctttgtcaagattaatttttttttaaaagatatatttctcatgagattaatttttttttaaaagattaaactagtgagattaattttttttaaaaaagattaaactagtgagattaattttttttaaaagattaaactagtgagattaatttttttaaaagatataaactagtaagattaaattaaatttttttaaggctaagatatgttttatataaaactagTGAAAATTAAACTAgtgagattaatttttttaaaagatataaactAGTAagattaaattaatttttttaaggctaagatatgttttatataaaactagTGAAAATTAAACTTGTGAAAGATTAAACTTGTGAAAGATTTAAATATGTTTCTAgtgaagatttatattttttcattttcattttgtatgaaggaaaaagagttcAAGTGATGTCTTTCTCATCAGATGATGCAGCAGATAAATTAATTGAAGATACGTTAGACCAACATGTTGATAATTTTATCGACCAACAAGTTGATAATTTCATCGACCAACAAATTAAAAAGCCAAAGAGACGAGCTTATATCGAAAGACATAGGGAGCAAGGCCACCAAGACCTTTGGAACGACTATTTCAGTGAAAATCCTACATACCCACCAGAAATGTTTAGGCGGCGTTTTCGAATGACCAAGCCATTGTTCCTTTCCATTGTCGATCGCCTGAGTAATGAAGTTCCATACTTTCGTCAAAGACCAAATGCTCACGGAAGGTACGGCCTATCTGCACTTCAAAAGTGTACTGCGGCTATACGTATGCTAGCATATGGTCAATCGGGCGATACGTATGACgaatatctccgacttggtgagaGTACCGCACTTCTATGTTTGGAGAAGTTCAACGAAGCGATAATACAATTGTATGGAGATGAGTATCTACGAAAACCTACACCAGCTGATCTTCAACGATTACTCGATATCGGAGAGGTACGCGGTTTTCCGGGAATGATAGGcagcatcgactgtatgcattgggagtggaaaaacTGCCCAAGGTCTTGGAGAGGGCAGTTCACACGAGGTCACGGAAAGCCGACCATTGTCTTAGAGGCTGTGGCATCACAggatctttggatatggcacgcaTTTTTCGGTTTACCAGGTACCCTCAACGATATTAATGTTCTCGATCGGTCACAAGTTTTTTCTGACATTATACAAGGTCGAGCTCCTAAAGTTAATTTCACGGTCAACGGCCACAATTATCGTATGGCGTACTACCTTACAGACGGAATCTATCCCaaatggtcaacatttatcCAATCCATCCCACTACCTCAAGGTCTTAAAGCTGAGCTTTTTGCTGAAAAACAAGAATCCGCCAGAAAAGATGTCGAACGTGCTTTCGGAGTTTTGCAATCGAGGTTTGCAATAGTAAAAAATCCTGCTCTACTATGGGACAAGGAAAAGATTGGAAAGATTATGAGAACTTGTGTCATACTACACAATATGATAGTAGAGAACGAACGAAACACATATATTCTGGCTGATACATCTGAGTTCGAGTCGGGAGAATCAAGCAGGAGTTCACAGGTGGAAATCTCGCAACCTACGGACTCCCCTTCCAACTTCGTTAATAGGCATGGCATTCAAGCTCAAATTCGGGATCAACAGAAACATGATCGTTTGAAAGCcgatttagttgaaaatatatggcaaAAATATGGTAATCTAGATGAATAATCTTTGTATGTTTTTGAATTTCCattgtattaaattaaaaaaaattttaaatttaaaaaaaaaaaaaattaatattattttattcttatgaaCCCCATTTTCGGGTTCACTAATGGAAGAACAAAATTAATACGGGTTCGTCACTATTCCCGGACCcacataaaaacaataaaaaaatcccTATGAACCCCCCCTTGGGGTTCACTAATGGGCATGCTCTAAGACTTCTCTAAATCACACGCTTCATTATTCTTTTCACATTTTCCATAGTTACAAACTGATATAAACCCTAAAAACATCCCTTTTAAAAACCACTTCCCTTCCAAAAACAtacctctttctctttctctctaaccTCAAACGACAAAAACTTATGGGACTTTCCGGCAAGACCCACCACCAGCTCAACGTCGAACTTCACGAAACTTCGGAGAAATGGGCCATAACTGGAATCTCCTTACGTGGGCAGATGAAGCCGATTAGCCTCTCCTCAACTGCCGTAGCCGACACGGAATATGTCGACGTTCATCAAGATCAGTGGCCGACGACTCCAACGGCGGCTTCCTTTAGAATACCGACGGTTTTTCCGTGTCCTCCGCCTCCAAAGAAACGAAAAGCATCGTCGAAGTTTGGCTACAGCGGCGCTAGAGAATTCTTCTCTCCACCGGATCTCGAGACCGTCTTCATACTTAAAGCAACAGCCCCTTGATTCTAATGATAATTATCTCCTCTGTCTCTAACCTATTTAGGTTTATGATAAATCTTATATTCATAAAATCAGTTTCTTCCTTAGTTTAGCCGGTTACTCTTTAGCGCTTTCTTCGTTAATTTCGATTTATACAAGGAAAATAATGTTAGGAGTTAGGACAGTAATATTTAAGGTTTGAAACTCTATGTTCTTGTATAATTTGCTTTTTCAGTAAAACTGATGGTTATATGATTTGTGTCTTTATACCTTTTCTGCTGTTACATATGTTGAACTCCTTTGATTGTTACAATATAAAAAGTGATTACtttttattagtatttattATGATAGGGTTACATCAGTACGATCCTAACTATtgcatgttcttttttttttaacaccacCTAACTATTGCATGTTCATGCGTATCAAAGGACAAATGCATCTCAACTTCCAAAA includes:
- the LOC108838163 gene encoding cyclin-dependent protein kinase inhibitor SMR15, which produces MGLSGKTHHQLNVELHETSEKWAITGISLRGQMKPISLSSTAVADTEYVDVHQDQWPTTPTAASFRIPTVFPCPPPPKKRKASSKFGYSGAREFFSPPDLETVFILKATAP
- the LOC108829640 gene encoding uncharacterized protein LOC108829640 encodes the protein MSFSSDDAADKLIEDTLDQHVDNFIDQQVDNFIDQQIKKPKRRAYIERHREQGHQDLWNDYFSENPTYPPEMFRRRFRMTKPLFLSIVDRLSNEVPYFRQRPNAHGRYGLSALQKCTAAIRMLAYGQSGDTYDEYLRLGESTALLCLEKFNEAIIQLYGDEYLRKPTPADLQRLLDIGEVRGFPGMIGSIDCMHWEWKNCPRSWRGQFTRGHGKPTIVLEAVASQDLWIWHAFFGLPGTLNDINVLDRSQVFSDIIQGRAPKVNFTVNGHNYRMAYYLTDGIYPKWSTFIQSIPLPQGLKAELFAEKQESARKDVERAFGVLQSRFAIVKNPALLWDKEKIGKIMRTCVILHNMIVENERNTYILADTSEFESGESSRSSQVEISQPTDSPSNFVNRHGIQAQIRDQQKHDRLKADLVENIWQKYGNLDE
- the LOC108826862 gene encoding uncharacterized protein LOC108826862 gives rise to the protein MDPAAERRDAKRNIEYNNSLGYVADSEYGIPKRCYCGGRMIAEVQRKEEHDTLPGKRFFTCINYEGDGLHYRQPWVIGVQEEIERLTSRLEEAEKVIKEVPILNDQIVSLEEQVKTLSGLLDVLTVKVHDLEMVCFD
- the LOC108826765 gene encoding uncharacterized protein LOC108826765 yields the protein MAGCNKPQLYLTTIVLTVVFLTANQAVEGRGKGLCARTAYPKLCRPLVKGSNPRLATLSTICSLETKTRREIANASKYKNGNKQVTICHEKLRDAAFNLKKAKYSLHKRHTKMLGIFLTRAVSDYGVCVNTFVDSHQVNTVQNAADELRKTGTNCLFLSTLIRRSNRRRKRSNKSLRS
- the LOC130500249 gene encoding glutathione S-transferase T3-like, producing the protein MEPFPQNPQASPVNQRRKWSTKEDVVLISAWLNTSKDAIVSTDQKAGAFWKRIVDYVNSSPQLSGAVPREWSQCKQRWGRINEQVCKFVGCYEAAVREQASGQNENDVMKAAHDIFLNDIGIKFTLEHCWRELRFDQKWKSLGVAKDGPKEKRKEVVEEMAEEEAADVRPPGVKACKAAKRKRQGYDEIHGMLAVKKEIQKQKLLERLLAKDPTHLSANEITLMDKLISEMI
- the LOC108826763 gene encoding pentatricopeptide repeat-containing protein At1g60770; translated protein: MALRHLSRPRDIVKRSTKKYLDEPLYHRLFKDGGSEVNVRQQLNQFLKGTKHVFKWEVGDTIKKLRSRGLYYPALKLSEVMEHRGMNKTVSDQAIHLDLVAKARGITAGEAYFVALPETSKTELTYASLLNCYCKELMTEKAEGLLNKMKELNITVSSMSYNSLMTLYTKTGQAERVPGVIQEMKAENVMPDSYTYNVWMRALAATEDVSGVERVIEEMNRDGRVAPDWTTYSNMASIYVDAGLSEKAEKALQELEVKNTDRDFKAYQFLVTLYGRLGKLSEVYRIWRSLRLAMPKTSNVAYLNMIQVLVNLKDVPGAETLFKEWQANCSTYDIRVVNVMIGAYAREGLIEKANELKEKSPRRGGKLNAKTWELFMDYYVKRGDTAQALECMAKAASIGKGDGGKWLPSQETVRSLMSQFEEKKDVNGAESLVEILKKGTDDVAAETFESLIRTYAAAGKSHPAMRQRLKMEKVKVDKATEKLLDELCQEE